The window GAGCAGGACGGCGAACGTCAACGCAGTGAGTTGTCGGAGGGATGACTGCATTGACAATACAACTAAGTCAATATTATAAAAGTATTTGGTAGGTAAATTAGATGAATAAATACAGATTCGGAGAGTGATCTGGGCTCACGAGAGAGTCCAGTCTACCACTCTGACGGGAGGCAGAAGTTGGGGGGTGAACCCATCGACCCACGGAGGGGTGAATTCCTGAACCGACCGCTCGCTTCGACGCTGTCCCCACGCTGGTCGGTCGTCACTTCGAGCGATCACTCGGATGGGGATTCTCCGAGCCGGCCTGTTCCCAGTCGTCCATCTGTTCTGGCCCGAGCGTCTCGTTCACACTCTCGAGACTTACCGAGAGGTTCGATGCCGACGCGAGTCGGTCCTGAGTGCCAATTGCCCAGTAGGGTGCTTTGTGTCGCACGAGGGCTCTGTCTTTCAGCCGGGAGAGGACGGCGCACACGACGTTCGGATCGATCCCCGTCGCCTCGGCGATCTCACCGCGCTCGAACGCCTGCTCGTCGTTGGCTCCGAGAAACTGGAGGATACGCTCTGCGTAGGTGTCTCCTGACTCGAAGGCCGATTCTCGCTCGAAGGTATCGATGCCGATTGGCATCGGCTCTGTGTATTCGTCCCTTTGTTTGGCGCGTTTGTACGTTTGTAGGTCACGGATCACGGGAGTCGATACTCTCGATCAACTGGCCTAACGCCTCGACGAGTGGCGCATCCGGATCGGCTCGATACACCTTCTCGTCGGGAAGCTGTTCGAGCAACCCACACTGGAGATACCCCGGCAGGGCACGGAACACCGTCCCTTTCGTCACACCTGCCTCGGTAGCAAGTTCGGTCAGCGTGTACGTCTCACCGGCGGTCTCGACGACGAGAATCGTCACCCGACACCGCCCGCGTGAGGTGAACAGC of the Salinirubrum litoreum genome contains:
- a CDS encoding MarR family transcriptional regulator, with the translated sequence MPIGIDTFERESAFESGDTYAERILQFLGANDEQAFERGEIAEATGIDPNVVCAVLSRLKDRALVRHKAPYWAIGTQDRLASASNLSVSLESVNETLGPEQMDDWEQAGSENPHPSDRSK
- a CDS encoding helix-turn-helix domain-containing protein translates to MTTAKTLSALFTSRGRCRVTILVVETAGETYTLTELATEAGVTKGTVFRALPGYLQCGLLEQLPDEKVYRADPDAPLVEALGQLIESIDSRDP